A window of the Bradyrhizobium ottawaense genome harbors these coding sequences:
- a CDS encoding RNA polymerase sigma factor codes for MTSLARTGRADPSLIEAARCGDENALVLLISAAPPDIRRYAARNCRAADIDDAVQETLLLLYRRVGTLRAVTSFSAWLLAVARRACLRLLRGSMGMAATPADVAEARLVHLPAEDIRIDLSRAIQSLPDHYREVLRDIEELSIDEIGAVLALTRESVKARIHRARLMIREYLVKD; via the coding sequence ATGACCTCGCTGGCGCGAACCGGGCGCGCTGACCCGAGCCTGATCGAAGCCGCGCGCTGCGGTGACGAGAACGCGCTGGTCTTGCTGATCTCGGCAGCGCCGCCGGATATCCGCCGCTATGCCGCGCGCAACTGCCGCGCGGCCGACATCGACGACGCGGTTCAGGAAACGCTGTTGCTGCTGTACCGGCGCGTCGGAACTTTGCGGGCAGTGACGTCGTTTTCGGCGTGGCTGCTCGCGGTGGCGCGGCGCGCCTGCCTTCGCCTGCTGCGCGGCTCGATGGGGATGGCCGCCACGCCGGCCGACGTTGCCGAAGCGCGCCTGGTGCATCTGCCGGCGGAAGACATCCGCATCGATCTGTCCCGCGCGATCCAGTCGCTGCCGGATCATTATCGCGAGGTGCTGCGCGATATCGAGGAACTGTCGATCGACGAGATCGGCGCGGTGCTCGCCCTGACGCGCGAGAGCGTCAAGGCG
- a CDS encoding YgaP family membrane protein, which produces MFYRKNLPGWERAARVIGGTAMVACGLLGFQGLPIGYLIGAAGGVTLMTGFFGFCPMCAMAGRRLPLS; this is translated from the coding sequence ATGTTTTATCGCAAGAATTTGCCGGGCTGGGAGCGGGCTGCGCGGGTTATCGGGGGCACGGCCATGGTCGCATGTGGGTTGCTGGGTTTTCAGGGCCTGCCGATCGGCTATTTGATTGGCGCTGCCGGAGGGGTGACCCTGATGACCGGATTCTTCGGATTCTGCCCGATGTGCGCCATGGCGGGCCGGAGGCTGCCCTTGTCATGA
- the mutL gene encoding DNA mismatch repair endonuclease MutL translates to MPVRQLPEQVVNRIAAGEVVERPASVVKELVENAIDAGASRVDIFTDGGGRRRIGITDDGGGMTHGDLALAVDRHATSKLDDEDLLQIRTLGFRGEALPSIGAVAKLGITTRHASEPHAWSLAVEGGEKSAIMPAALSQGTRVEVSDLFYATPARLKFLKTDRTEAEAIREVVRRLAMARPDIAFTLAGEERAPVTWAAALPGAAGRLTRLGDILGADFRGSAIEVRAEREGVTVEGFAAAPSLTRANALGQYLFVNGRPVRDKLILGAVRGAYADYLPRDRHPVVALFVTTDPQEVDANVHPAKTEVRFRNAGLVRALIVHALKDGLAREGKRTAANTDGSALSAFRPSFAPSFTPRPGNWDWRASPAYPARPMPSFDGAAAQAFAEPGQAAFDVGTPTADVRFEVQPSADLLDRPLGAARTQIHETYIVSQTRDGLIVVDQHAAHERIVYERLKASLAKNGVQRQILLIPEIVEFDEATVEKLLDRAEELATFGLAIDSFGPGAVAVRETPSLLGKANAAGLLRDLAEHMAEWDEALPLERRLMHVAATMACHGSVRAGRRLKPEEMNALLREMEDTPNSGQCNHGRPTYVELKLSDIEKLFGRR, encoded by the coding sequence ATGCCCGTCCGCCAGCTCCCCGAACAGGTCGTCAACCGCATCGCCGCCGGCGAGGTGGTCGAACGTCCCGCGAGCGTGGTCAAGGAACTCGTGGAAAACGCCATCGACGCCGGCGCCAGCCGGGTCGATATCTTCACCGACGGTGGCGGCCGGCGACGGATCGGCATCACCGACGACGGCGGCGGCATGACCCATGGCGACCTCGCGCTCGCCGTCGATCGCCACGCCACCTCCAAGCTCGACGACGAGGACCTGCTGCAAATCCGCACGCTCGGGTTCCGCGGCGAGGCGCTCCCCTCGATCGGCGCGGTCGCCAAGCTCGGCATCACCACGCGCCATGCCAGCGAGCCGCATGCGTGGTCGCTGGCGGTCGAAGGCGGCGAGAAATCGGCGATCATGCCGGCCGCGCTGTCTCAAGGCACCCGCGTCGAGGTCAGCGATCTCTTCTACGCGACACCGGCACGGCTGAAATTCCTCAAGACCGACCGTACCGAGGCCGAGGCGATCCGCGAAGTCGTGCGCCGCCTTGCGATGGCGCGGCCCGACATTGCCTTCACGTTGGCCGGCGAGGAACGTGCACCGGTGACCTGGGCTGCGGCGCTGCCGGGCGCGGCCGGGCGGTTGACGCGACTCGGCGATATTCTTGGCGCGGACTTTCGCGGCAGCGCCATCGAAGTGCGCGCCGAGCGCGAGGGCGTGACGGTCGAAGGTTTTGCCGCAGCACCCTCGCTGACCCGCGCCAATGCGCTCGGGCAATATCTGTTCGTCAACGGCCGTCCGGTGCGCGACAAGCTCATCCTCGGCGCGGTGCGAGGCGCCTATGCCGATTACCTCCCGCGCGACCGGCATCCCGTCGTGGCGCTGTTCGTCACGACAGATCCGCAGGAGGTCGATGCCAATGTGCATCCGGCCAAGACCGAAGTCCGGTTCCGCAACGCCGGCCTCGTCCGCGCGCTGATTGTCCATGCGCTGAAGGACGGCCTCGCCCGCGAGGGCAAGCGCACCGCCGCCAACACCGACGGCTCGGCGCTGTCGGCGTTTCGTCCGTCGTTTGCGCCGTCGTTCACGCCACGTCCGGGCAACTGGGACTGGCGCGCCTCGCCGGCCTACCCGGCACGACCGATGCCGTCGTTCGACGGTGCAGCGGCGCAGGCCTTCGCCGAGCCGGGACAGGCCGCCTTCGATGTCGGCACGCCAACCGCCGACGTGCGCTTCGAAGTGCAACCTTCCGCCGACCTGCTCGACCGCCCGCTCGGCGCGGCACGTACCCAGATCCACGAAACCTATATCGTGTCGCAGACCCGCGACGGGCTCATTGTCGTGGATCAGCACGCCGCGCATGAGCGCATCGTCTATGAAAGACTGAAGGCGTCACTGGCGAAGAATGGCGTGCAGCGGCAGATCCTGCTGATCCCCGAGATCGTCGAATTCGACGAAGCCACCGTCGAAAAACTGCTCGATCGCGCCGAGGAACTGGCGACGTTCGGACTCGCGATCGATAGCTTCGGCCCCGGCGCGGTCGCGGTGCGCGAAACCCCGTCGCTGCTCGGCAAGGCCAATGCGGCAGGCCTGTTGCGCGACCTCGCCGAACACATGGCGGAATGGGATGAGGCGCTGCCGCTGGAGCGCCGGCTGATGCATGTCGCCGCCACCATGGCCTGCCACGGCTCGGTCCGCGCCGGCCGCCGCCTCAAGCCGGAAGAGATGAACGCGCTCTTGCGCGAGATGGAAGACACACCGAATTCCGGCCAGTGCAATCACGGCCGCCCGACCTATGTCGAACTGAAGCTGTCGGATATCGAGAAGCTGTTCGGGCGAAGGTGA
- the rsmD gene encoding 16S rRNA (guanine(966)-N(2))-methyltransferase RsmD, with the protein MRVVGGRLKGRNLASPSSSDIRPTADRLRESVFNILIHAYDDPIEGARVLDLFAGTGALGIEAVSRGALFTLFVDNGAEARALLRNNVEALGLGGVTKVYRRDATDLGPAHPVEPFALVFLDPPYGRGLAEKALVSLRDGGWLIPGALLVVEEAKAAAFTAPDGFEELERRAYDDTEFVFLKANS; encoded by the coding sequence ATGCGTGTCGTCGGCGGGCGGTTGAAGGGCCGTAACCTGGCTTCTCCCTCATCAAGCGATATCCGCCCAACGGCGGATCGGTTGCGCGAGTCGGTATTCAATATTCTCATCCATGCCTATGACGATCCGATCGAGGGCGCGCGCGTGCTCGATCTGTTTGCCGGCACCGGCGCGCTCGGCATCGAGGCGGTGTCGCGCGGCGCGCTATTCACGCTGTTCGTCGACAACGGCGCCGAGGCGCGCGCCCTGTTGCGCAACAATGTCGAGGCGCTCGGCCTCGGCGGCGTCACCAAAGTCTATCGCCGCGACGCCACCGATCTCGGCCCGGCGCATCCGGTCGAACCGTTCGCGCTGGTGTTTCTCGATCCGCCCTACGGCAGGGGGCTGGCGGAAAAGGCGCTTGTCTCGCTGCGCGACGGCGGCTGGCTGATTCCGGGCGCGCTGCTCGTGGTCGAGGAAGCGAAGGCTGCCGCGTTTACCGCGCCTGACGGTTTCGAGGAGCTGGAGCGGCGGGCGTATGACGACACCGAATTTGTGTTTTTGAAAGCCAATTCGTAG